A DNA window from uncultured Methanoregula sp. contains the following coding sequences:
- a CDS encoding protein-glutamate O-methyltransferase CheR yields MDDFELLKRFIEQTLKIQCGNYKEDYIKRRLLSRMRSTNTTTYGDYLQYLKANTPELEVLRKALTINVTEFFRDNDVYDALKKEVLPDIFNSRKRIRIWCAGCSTGEEPYSIAMILHEMMLQNPEISGQIYATDIDKIVLAKAQEGIYNAKAMVKLSESQTLRHFTKLPDGNYQVKPHLKELIRFRPHDLMGGTPIARWLDLITCRNVTIYFTEKQKDDLARLFHGALVSDGYYIMGKTEYLGRQVENLFVPKNSSLKIFVKKE; encoded by the coding sequence ATGGACGATTTTGAACTGCTGAAACGGTTTATTGAACAGACCCTGAAGATCCAGTGCGGGAACTACAAGGAGGATTATATCAAGCGCCGCCTCCTCTCCCGCATGCGATCGACCAACACAACAACCTATGGCGATTATCTCCAGTATCTCAAGGCCAATACCCCCGAGCTTGAGGTTCTGCGAAAAGCGCTCACCATCAATGTCACGGAGTTCTTCCGCGACAATGACGTGTATGATGCGCTTAAAAAGGAAGTCCTGCCCGATATCTTCAATTCACGGAAACGGATCCGGATCTGGTGTGCCGGCTGTTCGACCGGGGAAGAGCCGTACTCGATTGCCATGATCCTGCACGAGATGATGTTGCAGAACCCGGAGATCTCGGGCCAGATCTATGCAACCGATATCGACAAGATTGTTCTTGCCAAGGCTCAGGAGGGCATCTACAATGCCAAGGCGATGGTAAAGCTCTCGGAGTCCCAGACCCTTCGCCATTTCACCAAACTCCCGGACGGCAACTACCAGGTCAAACCGCATCTCAAGGAACTGATACGTTTCCGCCCCCATGACCTGATGGGCGGGACCCCGATTGCCCGGTGGCTCGACCTGATCACCTGCCGCAACGTGACCATCTATTTCACGGAAAAACAGAAAGACGATCTTGCCCGCCTGTTTCACGGGGCCCTTGTCTCTGACGGGTATTATATCATGGGGAAGACCGAGTACCTGGGCAGGCAGGTTGAGAACCTCTTCGTTCCCAAAAACTCATCGCTCAAGATCTTCGTCAAGAAAGAGTGA